CATTCTTCGCTGTCTTCTTCGTTCTCTCCTCCGCTTGCGGTCCTTACGGTAGAGCAGGAGATCCAGCATAACTTCGAAAAGCATTCCGAAAAGCTCAGCCATACAAACCCCTCTTTTCAGCGGTTTCAGCGGCTATGGAATGGCTGCTTCACTCCTAGGGCCGCCGCAGTCCACCCAAGCTTGCTCCTTCACTAAATACCCGCTCAATCCTCTTCTGCACCTCAGGGTCAGGAATTAACGGCGGCGCCTGATGCGGCTTCACCCGGGCGTCAATAATCACATTATCACAGGCCCAGTGCTTATGCTCCACCGTGCTGTTCACTCCATGAATATCATGGGAAGGATTGCTGCGCGTGAAGGTTGCCCACAGGAAGTTGTTCAGCGACTCTGACATGAAGCTGCTGTCATCGCACAGAATAATCATCGGGCAGGAATCAAGCGCCCCCTGCGCTGCAATGGCAGCACTCAGGCCGGAGATTTCCTCTGCCGCCGAGGCGTAATCCCGGAACGGCTGTCCCTGCATGGCGACTATCCCCGGCATAATCATTGCCGCCGGATCCCAGCCCTGGTCTACCCGCTGAAGAACCTCAGGCACCTCCGTACACAAGCTCCGCTTCTGTTCCCCTACGGCTGCGAAGACCACCTTGCTTCCGCTGTTGATCCCGGTGCCGGAATAATCCAGCGTATCGATCGTTGTGTTCGTCTGGAAGTGAATATCGCGGCGCAGATTGATCCGCTCCAGGATGTAGGTCAGGAACCCGGCGATATCATGCGTGCTGACCGGCTTGTCCTCTTCTGCCGTGATGAACAGATATTTCGCCAGACTGAGCTGGCCGGTTCCGAGAATCCGGTTGCTGATCGTCAGCAGCTCTGCAGGCTGCTTAAGCTGCTGATACGGGGTATACCGCTCACTGCCGATCGCGAACAGCAGCGGGTGCACACCCGCAGCATCTATCGCGTGTACCTCCTTCACGCCGGGAATCTCCGAGCGGATCGCCCCGCCGGTCAGCTCATGAATGAGCTCTCCGAAGGCAGTGTCCTCCTGCGGCGGACGGCCGACCACCGTGAAGGGAAAGATGGCCCCTTTTTTGGCGTAAACCTTGTGTACTCTCATCACCGGAAACGGGTGAGTCAGGCTATAGTAGCCCAGATGGTCGCCGAACGGTCCCTCCGGCTTCGTCTCCCCGGGATGAATCTCTCCGGTAATTACGAAGTCGGCATCGCTGCTGACGCAGAATCCGTCTACATAGCTATAGCGGAAATGACGCCCCGAGAGCAGCCCGGCAAAGGTCATTTCACTCAAGCCCTCCGGCAGCGGCATCACCGCCGATAGCGTATGCGCAGGCGGACCGCCGATGAAGCAGCTGACCTTGAGCGGCTCGCCGCGTCTGTTCGCATGAGCCTGATGAATACCGATGCCGCGGTGAATCTGGTAATGAACGCCCACTTCCTTATTCAGCTCATATTCGTTGCCGCTAAGCTGGATACGGTACATCCCCAGATTGGAGTTCATAATGCCCGGCTTGTCGGGATCTTCGGAGTACACCTGCGGAAGCGTGACGAACGCCCCTCCGTCGCCCTGCCAGTGCTTAATCTGCGGAAGATCGGAGATCCTAATCTCCTCGAATCCGGCCGGCACGCCGCTGCCCTTCTTCATCGGCAGCGCTTTGCGGGCGGCAAGGCCTGTCCCGATATATCTAAAGGGCTGCTTGAGCGCCTTCATGGGATTGCTGCGCAGGGCGATGACCGCCTGCGATGAATCCCACGTGTCACGGAAGATGAACTTGCTGCGCTCGATCGTTCCGAACAGATTCGAGACCGCACGGTACTTCGAGCCCCGGACCTTCTCGAAGAGCAGAGCGGGACCGCCTGCCTCATAGACCTTCATATGTATCGCCGCCATCTCCAGATGCGGGTCCACCTCTTCATGTATGCGAATTAAATGCCCGTGCTTCTCCAGGTCAATAATACATTCTTCCATATTACGATATGACATGCTTCTACTCCCATTCTCTCAAGAATATGAACCTCTTTATTATCAATGAGTGTGTCCGTCAGGTCAATTGCCGCCAGGCCAACCTCACCAGTTGTCACAGATATTCTTGCCTTCTTCTGTAGAGAGCCATTATTATACTTGTAAACCGGACGGCTCCGGGCAAACATTCGGCAAGCAAAGGGGACTAACGTAATGATCATCAAAAAGGTAACCTGGCTGGAGCTCTTCTACGATCTGCTGTTTGTCGCTGCGGTCTCCAAGGCCAGCCATGTGCTGCTGCATGTAGAACACGAGACCCTGTCTCTTGAGACACTGGGCAAATTCGTACTGATCTTCATTCCGATCTGGTGGGCCTGGGTCGGCCAGACGCTCTTCGTTAACCGATATGGCCAGGATACGATGATGCACCGGATATTTATTATTATCCAGTTGTTCTTCGTATTAATTATGACAGCCAGCCTG
The window above is part of the Paenibacillus sp. FSL H8-0048 genome. Proteins encoded here:
- a CDS encoding UbiD family decarboxylase, which gives rise to MSYRNMEECIIDLEKHGHLIRIHEEVDPHLEMAAIHMKVYEAGGPALLFEKVRGSKYRAVSNLFGTIERSKFIFRDTWDSSQAVIALRSNPMKALKQPFRYIGTGLAARKALPMKKGSGVPAGFEEIRISDLPQIKHWQGDGGAFVTLPQVYSEDPDKPGIMNSNLGMYRIQLSGNEYELNKEVGVHYQIHRGIGIHQAHANRRGEPLKVSCFIGGPPAHTLSAVMPLPEGLSEMTFAGLLSGRHFRYSYVDGFCVSSDADFVITGEIHPGETKPEGPFGDHLGYYSLTHPFPVMRVHKVYAKKGAIFPFTVVGRPPQEDTAFGELIHELTGGAIRSEIPGVKEVHAIDAAGVHPLLFAIGSERYTPYQQLKQPAELLTISNRILGTGQLSLAKYLFITAEEDKPVSTHDIAGFLTYILERINLRRDIHFQTNTTIDTLDYSGTGINSGSKVVFAAVGEQKRSLCTEVPEVLQRVDQGWDPAAMIMPGIVAMQGQPFRDYASAAEEISGLSAAIAAQGALDSCPMIILCDDSSFMSESLNNFLWATFTRSNPSHDIHGVNSTVEHKHWACDNVIIDARVKPHQAPPLIPDPEVQKRIERVFSEGASLGGLRRP